A window from Tenacibaculum singaporense encodes these proteins:
- a CDS encoding helix-turn-helix domain-containing protein, which produces MAVQDIQNYSYQNIFSLQTVQFEELCVVNSPQQIDQYKVFWIKEGKGRYNIDFKSYSFEDGVLFFLSPGQVFSVDSEKIKEAYQLSFTRDFYCIQTHDAEVSCNGVLFNNIYETPFVVPSEKETQKLDFILQNLIEEFELEETAQYDMLQSLLKQFIVYSVRIKKEKDVVKESVETKLFKDFSLLVEQNFKKIHRVTGYAYRLGLSPKSLTKHLQKIGTQTPSDFIKNRIITEAKRLLLYTDDSIKEVAFDLGFNDPAYFSRFFTKATGQSPKQFKRSYSL; this is translated from the coding sequence ATGGCGGTACAAGATATTCAAAACTATTCCTATCAAAATATTTTTTCGTTACAAACAGTTCAGTTTGAAGAATTATGTGTGGTAAACTCACCACAGCAAATAGATCAATATAAGGTGTTTTGGATAAAAGAAGGAAAAGGGAGGTATAATATCGATTTTAAAAGTTACTCTTTTGAAGATGGGGTACTGTTTTTTTTATCACCAGGACAAGTTTTTTCAGTAGATTCAGAAAAAATTAAAGAAGCCTATCAGCTTAGTTTTACAAGAGATTTTTATTGTATTCAAACACACGATGCTGAGGTGTCATGTAACGGAGTATTGTTTAATAATATATACGAAACACCTTTTGTAGTACCTTCAGAAAAAGAAACGCAAAAATTAGATTTTATTCTTCAAAACCTAATAGAAGAGTTTGAGTTAGAAGAAACAGCGCAATACGATATGCTACAATCTCTTTTAAAACAGTTTATTGTATATTCTGTACGTATAAAAAAAGAAAAAGATGTTGTAAAGGAGAGTGTAGAAACCAAGCTTTTTAAAGATTTTAGCTTATTGGTAGAACAGAACTTCAAAAAGATACACCGAGTTACAGGATATGCTTATCGGTTAGGTTTATCACCAAAATCACTAACAAAACACCTTCAAAAAATAGGAACACAAACTCCTAGTGACTTTATAAAAAATAGAATTATTACCGAAGCAAAAAGATTGTTGTTGTACACAGATGATTCTATTAAAGAAGTTGCTTTTGATTTGGGATTCAACGATCCTGCCTACTTTTCTCGGTTTTTTACCAAAGCTACTGGGCAATCGCCAAAACAATTTAAAAGAAGCTATAGCTTATAA
- a CDS encoding carboxymuconolactone decarboxylase family protein, giving the protein MSTRIETLNPETTTGKSKELFDAVQNKLGFIPNLIKVMGNSPALLQSYLNLGELNGSGNFSNKFREQLALVIAEENECNYCLSAHTAIGKNNGLSEEEIEQNRQAEASDTKTKAGLQFAQSVTKNKGNVSSAEIAEVKAAGYNDGDILEIVLNVVANTLTNYVNHIAETEVDFPKVEAGKFTQNA; this is encoded by the coding sequence ATGAGTACAAGAATTGAAACTTTAAATCCAGAAACCACAACAGGAAAATCAAAAGAATTGTTTGATGCAGTTCAAAATAAGTTAGGATTTATTCCAAACCTAATTAAAGTAATGGGAAATTCACCAGCACTTTTACAAAGCTATCTAAACTTGGGAGAATTAAATGGAAGCGGGAATTTTTCAAACAAATTTAGAGAGCAATTAGCTTTAGTTATAGCAGAAGAAAATGAATGTAACTACTGTTTATCAGCACACACGGCAATAGGAAAAAACAATGGCTTGTCAGAGGAAGAAATTGAACAAAACCGACAAGCTGAGGCTTCTGATACTAAAACCAAAGCAGGTTTACAATTTGCACAAAGTGTTACAAAAAACAAAGGAAATGTAAGTTCAGCAGAAATAGCTGAGGTAAAAGCAGCAGGATATAACGACGGAGATATTTTAGAAATTGTATTAAATGTTGTAGCCAACACTTTAACAAACTATGTAAATCACATAGCAGAAACTGAAGTTGATTTTCCAAAAGTAGAAGCAGGAAAATTCACACAAAATGCATAA
- a CDS encoding cupredoxin domain-containing protein has product MKKVVAILVLLVGLAFTANAQKAKTISLEQTKGKFTQKSLSLSEGTYVFEISNKNVGHDVGFVLAPKGKTEEKHHIKNAYVTSLVKNNSKSSSKKVTLTKGEYVYFCPLNPTPQYTLTVK; this is encoded by the coding sequence ATGAAAAAAGTAGTAGCTATTTTAGTATTATTAGTAGGGTTAGCATTTACAGCAAATGCACAAAAAGCAAAAACCATTTCTTTAGAACAAACAAAAGGAAAATTCACTCAAAAATCGTTATCCCTTTCAGAAGGAACCTATGTTTTTGAAATTTCAAACAAGAATGTAGGACACGATGTAGGGTTTGTATTAGCACCTAAAGGAAAAACAGAAGAAAAGCACCATATAAAAAACGCATATGTAACTTCTTTAGTAAAAAACAACAGTAAGTCAAGTTCTAAAAAGGTAACCTTAACAAAAGGGGAGTACGTGTACTTTTGTCCGTTGAATCCAACACCACAATACACTTTAACAGTGAAGTAG